In a genomic window of Candidatus Eisenbacteria bacterium:
- a CDS encoding SpoIIE family protein phosphatase — MTEPRVQLSATLEGQRHAWPLDNDVVQIGRSSRNDVHLPDATVSKTHAEIVRAGDGWLIRDLGSRNGTRVNGVEAREPMAIRDGDVLEIGKVMVRVGAESKAGHATTFAQRDMSSSMRHPAQDLLARPTENVGSPRVVKLLAEAGRLLILPRPLRETCEEILSFVERAMPVSRLVLMLREGPTGEPTPIASRVHGGRPGEPLAISRSILRLVLDDCAAVVTSDAASDPRFLGQHSIVSQGVHSAMAVPLFDNEKVLGALYADSRIPGLVFEEEQLQLFTILANMAAMKITNARLLEAEQSRVRMAQEFATATRIQRALLPVAPEGVQGWQFHARLETCYEVGGDLYDFHRRSDGRWVLLVGDVSGKGLGAALLMSSVLSSARVLYDTCEQPLALAHKLNEAVVRSAAPGTFVTMFLAFLDPETGTLRYVNAGHNPPLIVSGSTLRTLEDGGVPMGILPTFPFEEGTTELSSGDLLAAFSDGIPEAVRGGEFFDDERLRQTLIELAGESEIDRIGDGVVSRVAEFLSGEPRTDDVTLLLARRR, encoded by the coding sequence ATGACCGAGCCGCGCGTGCAGCTCTCCGCGACGCTCGAAGGCCAGCGCCACGCCTGGCCGCTCGACAACGACGTGGTGCAGATCGGGCGGTCCTCGCGCAACGACGTGCATCTTCCCGATGCCACCGTGTCCAAGACCCACGCCGAGATCGTGCGAGCGGGGGACGGCTGGCTGATCCGCGACCTCGGCAGCCGCAACGGGACGCGCGTCAATGGTGTCGAGGCGCGCGAGCCGATGGCGATTCGCGACGGCGACGTGCTCGAGATCGGCAAGGTGATGGTGCGAGTCGGAGCCGAGTCCAAAGCGGGACATGCCACGACGTTTGCCCAGCGCGACATGAGCTCGTCCATGCGCCATCCGGCGCAGGACCTGCTCGCGCGCCCCACCGAGAACGTGGGATCCCCGCGAGTGGTCAAGCTCCTGGCGGAGGCCGGCAGGCTGCTCATCCTGCCGCGGCCGCTGCGCGAGACCTGCGAGGAGATCCTGAGCTTCGTCGAGCGCGCGATGCCGGTGTCGCGACTCGTGCTCATGCTGCGCGAAGGCCCCACCGGCGAGCCCACCCCGATCGCCTCGCGCGTCCACGGCGGCCGGCCGGGTGAGCCGCTGGCGATCTCACGATCCATCCTGCGTCTGGTGCTGGATGACTGCGCCGCGGTCGTCACCAGCGACGCGGCCAGCGATCCGCGCTTCCTCGGACAGCACAGCATCGTGTCCCAGGGCGTCCACTCCGCCATGGCCGTGCCTCTCTTCGACAACGAGAAAGTGCTGGGTGCGCTCTATGCCGACAGCCGGATCCCGGGACTCGTGTTCGAGGAGGAGCAGCTCCAGCTCTTCACCATCCTCGCCAACATGGCGGCGATGAAGATCACCAATGCACGACTGCTCGAAGCGGAGCAGAGCCGCGTGCGCATGGCGCAGGAGTTCGCCACCGCGACCCGCATCCAGCGCGCGTTGCTGCCGGTTGCTCCCGAAGGCGTGCAGGGCTGGCAGTTCCACGCGCGTCTGGAGACCTGCTACGAGGTGGGCGGGGACCTCTACGACTTCCACCGGCGCAGCGACGGCCGTTGGGTGCTGCTGGTCGGAGACGTTTCCGGGAAGGGGCTGGGTGCGGCGCTGCTGATGTCGTCGGTGCTCTCGTCGGCCCGCGTGCTCTACGACACCTGCGAGCAGCCGCTGGCGCTGGCCCACAAGCTCAACGAAGCCGTTGTCCGCAGCGCCGCGCCCGGGACTTTCGTGACCATGTTCCTCGCGTTCCTCGATCCCGAGACGGGAACGCTGCGCTACGTGAATGCCGGCCACAACCCGCCGCTGATCGTGAGCGGGAGCACGCTGCGCACGTTGGAGGACGGCGGAGTTCCCATGGGAATCCTGCCGACGTTTCCGTTCGAGGAAGGGACGACCGAGCTCAGCTCAGGGGACCTGCTCGCGGCGTTCAGCGACGGCATCCCCGAAGCGGTGCGAGGCGGTGAGTTCTTCGACGACGAGCGGCTCCGCCAGACGCTCATCGAGCTCGCCGGCGAATCCGAGATCGATCGCATCGGCGACGGGGTCGTTTCCCGCGTGGCGGAGTTCCTGTCGGGCGAGCCGCGAACCGACGACGTCACGCTGCTGCTCGCGCGGCGGCGTTGA